Proteins from a single region of Chaetodon trifascialis isolate fChaTrf1 chromosome 10, fChaTrf1.hap1, whole genome shotgun sequence:
- the bnip2 gene encoding BCL2/adenovirus E1B 19 kDa protein-interacting protein 2 isoform X1, translating to MASDVIEGEAVPKGVSDMNLNNSSPDFVTPRRTHEELRNIQTSSPSSSGVSGEGDEEELDELQNSTASTVENGEEALQESPTKTRGTPQERTTPDNEQKQPGARSSTPVSLPQPRSPPGPIGSLERQESVATTEARLRMEGVELKEEWQDEDFPRPLPEEEELEDELFAGTSEEGDPGFAMHPGKKAKKKLAAPDISLTLDRSEGSLLSDELDESTELDLDDIDTPSDNSNEFEWEDDLPKPKTTELLQKGVESVQEYSASEEREEGRRWRVFRIGDQEHRVDMKAIEPYKRVISHGGYYGDGLNAIIVFAVCFMPESNQPNYRYIMDNLFKYVIGTLELLVAENYMIVYLNGATSRKKMPTVGWLRKCYQQIDRRLRKNLKSLIIVHPSWFIRTLLALTKPFISSKFSQKIKYVYSLTDLAELVPMEYVSIPDCIKQFDDEKNRKSRKRIDQDMHGKVEIAAAAVPE from the exons ATGGCATCGGATGTGATTGAGGGCGAAGCGGTGCCGAAGGGTGTAAGTGATATGAATTTGAACAATAGCAGCCCAGATTTTGTCACACCCAGGAGGACTCATGAGGAGCTGAGAAACATACAGACTTCTAGTCCATCATCATCTGGAGTGTCGGGAGAAGGCGATGAAGAGGAATTAGACGAATTACAGAATAGCACAGCTTCCACAGTTGAAAATGGCGAAGAGGCACTTCAGGAGAGTCCAACCAAAACAAGAGGTACGCCACAGGAAAGGACTACCCCAGACAATGAGCAGAAACAGCCGGGAGCAAGGAGTTCAACCCCAGTGAGCCTCCCCCAGCCACGATCACCACCCGGACCCATAGGAAG TCTGGAGCGCCAAGAGTCAGTCGCCACAACAGAAGCCCGCCTAAGAATGGAAGGAGTTGAACTGAAGGAAGAGTGGCAGGACGAGGACTTTCCACG GCCCCtgccagaggaagaggagcttgAAGATGAGCTTTTTGCAGGAACCTCTGAAGAGGGAGACCCTG GCTTTGCTATGCACCCTGGCAAGAAGGCGAAGAAGAAGCTTGCAGCTCCGGACATCAGCCTTACACTCGACCGCAGTGAAGGCTCTCTTCTCTCAGACGAGCTGGATGAAAGCACAGAGCTGGACCTCGATGACATAGACACACCTTCAGACAACAGCAATGAGTTTGAATGGGAAG ACGACCTCCCCAAGCCGaaaaccacagagctgctgcagaagggCGTGGAGTCGGTCCAGGAGTACTCTGCATccgaggagagggaggagggtcGGCGCTGGAGGGTGTTTCGTATCGGGGATCAGGAACACAGAGTGGACATGAAGGCCATCGAACCTTACAAGAGGGTTATCAGCCATGGAG GTTACTATGGAGATGGCTTGAATGCCATAATCGTGTTTGCGGTGTGCTTTATGCCTGAAAGCAATCAACCAAATTACAGATACATCATGGACAATTTATTCAA GTATGTCATCGGCACACTGGAGCTCCTGGTCGCTGAGAACTATATGATCGTGTATTTGAATGGGGCGACCTCTCGGAAGAAGATGCCAACTGTCGGCTGGCTCAGGAAGTGTTATCAGCAGATTGATAGGAG ATTAAGGAAGAACTTGAAGTCTTTGATAATCGTCCATCCCTCTTGGTTTATTCGTACCCTGCTGGCACTCACAAAACCTTTCATAAG CTCCAAATTCAGTCAGAAAATCAAGTATGTGTACAGCCTGACAGACCTTGCAGAGTTGGTTCCAATGGAGTATGTGTCCATACCAGATTGTATCAAACA
- the bnip2 gene encoding BCL2/adenovirus E1B 19 kDa protein-interacting protein 2 isoform X2, with protein MASDVIEGEAVPKGVSDMNLNNSSPDFVTPRRTHEELRNIQTSSPSSSGVSGEGDEEELDELQNSTASTVENGEEALQESPTKTRGTPQERTTPDNEQKQPGARSSTPVSLPQPRSPPGPIGSLERQESVATTEARLRMEGVELKEEWQDEDFPRPLPEEEELEDELFAGTSEEGDPGFAMHPGKKAKKKLAAPDISLTLDRSEGSLLSDELDESTELDLDDIDTPSDNSNEFEWEDDLPKPKTTELLQKGVESVQEYSASEEREEGRRWRVFRIGDQEHRVDMKAIEPYKRVISHGGYYGDGLNAIIVFAVCFMPESNQPNYRYIMDNLFKYVIGTLELLVAENYMIVYLNGATSRKKMPTVGWLRKCYQQIDRRLRKNLKSLIIVHPSWFIRTLLALTKPFISSKFSQKIKYVYSLTDLAELVPMEYVSIPDCIKQIDQDMHGKVEIAAAAVPE; from the exons ATGGCATCGGATGTGATTGAGGGCGAAGCGGTGCCGAAGGGTGTAAGTGATATGAATTTGAACAATAGCAGCCCAGATTTTGTCACACCCAGGAGGACTCATGAGGAGCTGAGAAACATACAGACTTCTAGTCCATCATCATCTGGAGTGTCGGGAGAAGGCGATGAAGAGGAATTAGACGAATTACAGAATAGCACAGCTTCCACAGTTGAAAATGGCGAAGAGGCACTTCAGGAGAGTCCAACCAAAACAAGAGGTACGCCACAGGAAAGGACTACCCCAGACAATGAGCAGAAACAGCCGGGAGCAAGGAGTTCAACCCCAGTGAGCCTCCCCCAGCCACGATCACCACCCGGACCCATAGGAAG TCTGGAGCGCCAAGAGTCAGTCGCCACAACAGAAGCCCGCCTAAGAATGGAAGGAGTTGAACTGAAGGAAGAGTGGCAGGACGAGGACTTTCCACG GCCCCtgccagaggaagaggagcttgAAGATGAGCTTTTTGCAGGAACCTCTGAAGAGGGAGACCCTG GCTTTGCTATGCACCCTGGCAAGAAGGCGAAGAAGAAGCTTGCAGCTCCGGACATCAGCCTTACACTCGACCGCAGTGAAGGCTCTCTTCTCTCAGACGAGCTGGATGAAAGCACAGAGCTGGACCTCGATGACATAGACACACCTTCAGACAACAGCAATGAGTTTGAATGGGAAG ACGACCTCCCCAAGCCGaaaaccacagagctgctgcagaagggCGTGGAGTCGGTCCAGGAGTACTCTGCATccgaggagagggaggagggtcGGCGCTGGAGGGTGTTTCGTATCGGGGATCAGGAACACAGAGTGGACATGAAGGCCATCGAACCTTACAAGAGGGTTATCAGCCATGGAG GTTACTATGGAGATGGCTTGAATGCCATAATCGTGTTTGCGGTGTGCTTTATGCCTGAAAGCAATCAACCAAATTACAGATACATCATGGACAATTTATTCAA GTATGTCATCGGCACACTGGAGCTCCTGGTCGCTGAGAACTATATGATCGTGTATTTGAATGGGGCGACCTCTCGGAAGAAGATGCCAACTGTCGGCTGGCTCAGGAAGTGTTATCAGCAGATTGATAGGAG ATTAAGGAAGAACTTGAAGTCTTTGATAATCGTCCATCCCTCTTGGTTTATTCGTACCCTGCTGGCACTCACAAAACCTTTCATAAG CTCCAAATTCAGTCAGAAAATCAAGTATGTGTACAGCCTGACAGACCTTGCAGAGTTGGTTCCAATGGAGTATGTGTCCATACCAGATTGTATCAAACA